Genomic window (Bacteroidales bacterium):
CGTGGATCAATTCCTTGATCTTTGCCAATAGTTCTTCTCCGGTAACTTTGAATTCCGATTTATTTTGTGTTTCCATGATAAATATTTTTAACCAATTTTGTTATTGATCAAAATTAAGCATTTATCGGTGGCTGGTTCCTGATTTTGATGTATATTTGATCTGAATCATTTCCAAATTCAATATTGATATGAAAAGGATACTAGTGCCTGTTGATTTTTCGCCACATACCGACATATCCTGCCAATATGCCCTGGTAATTGCAAAAGCTACCGGAGCTGAAATTACCTTGTTTTATTCATTTTTCGACCAGTTGTATTTTTCTGACGGGGGATTTAATACCGGTTTTGAGTCAGGGATTATGCTGACAGATGAAATTATACTCGATTTCCATCAACAAAAAGAATCGAGGCTCAAGGAAATGGCTGATGAATTAAATTCCAACCTTTCACGATCGGGGTTTTCAAAGGTCAAAGTCAATTACCAGATGGGAAGCGGCGACCCGGAAGTGCAAATCCTTCAGGCTATTCAGCAACTTGATCCCGACCTTATCATCATGGGTTCCAGTGGTATGGGTAAGAAAAGGCTGCTATCAGGATCGGTGGCGCGCCGGATCATTGATAATACAAAAATCCCTGTTATCGCTGTGCCTGGGCTGGAAGAAACTCCTTCGATCAGCAACGTGGCTTACATGACTACCTTCGACCCGGCTGACTGTGATGCTATTCTTGAAATTGACACTGTCCTTTCGCCTTTCCACGTGAATATTTTCTGTCTGCATTTATTGAAAGATGATGATAATGTCGAGGCAAAGCAGGAAATTAAAAATCTCACTGAAAACCATACACTTAAAAAGCTGGAAGGGAGGATATCTTTTCACATTCTTGATAATAATCGCCAACAAGAGACACTTGGGAATTTCCTTGAAGAGCATAAAATTGATCTGATCGCCTTCATCCCCCATAAACGAAACATCCTTAAAAATATATTCTATC
Coding sequences:
- a CDS encoding universal stress protein, which encodes MKRILVPVDFSPHTDISCQYALVIAKATGAEITLFYSFFDQLYFSDGGFNTGFESGIMLTDEIILDFHQQKESRLKEMADELNSNLSRSGFSKVKVNYQMGSGDPEVQILQAIQQLDPDLIIMGSSGMGKKRLLSGSVARRIIDNTKIPVIAVPGLEETPSISNVAYMTTFDPADCDAILEIDTVLSPFHVNIFCLHLLKDDDNVEAKQEIKNLTENHTLKKLEGRISFHILDNNRQQETLGNFLEEHKIDLIAFIPHKRNILKNIFYQGITKEDLFLTRIPIMAVRPIQ